The Chthonomonas sp. genomic sequence CGCCTTACCGAGCACCACAAACAAGGGCATCTCGCGGATTACTCCGATGCTCAAGCCCGGCGCGGGGGTCGTAACGACCCGAGCCCACGTCCACTACGTCGTCACCGAATTCGGCATCGCCAACCTGTACGGAAAGAACTTGCGCCAGAGGGCGACCGAACTCATCAAGATCGCGCACCCCGATCACCGCGAGGAACTGGAGCGCGCGGCGTATGAACGCTTCAAGAGGAGCGACACCATCTCATGAGTACTACCGGAATTACTGCCCCTGACCGAATCGCCGAACTCAGGTCCAAAAAACAGGAATTGCTGCTTGGAGGCGGTCAAGACCGTATCGACAAGCAACACGAAGGCGGCAAGATGACCGCCCGCGAACGCATCGACACTCTGCTGGACACGAACACATTCCAGGAGTTCTCCGTTTTCGCCGAGCACCGATGCACGAACTTCGGCATGGCGGGCAAGAAGGCCCCGGCCGATGGCGTCGTGACCGGGACGGGAACGGTGGACGGTCGGTTCATCCACCTGGCTAGCCAAGACTTCACCGTCTATGGCGGCTCGGCCGGCGAAGTCCACAGCGAGAAGGTCGTCGAATCGATGCGAGCTGCTCTCCGGACGGGGACGCCGTTCGTGTTCATCAACGACTCAGGTGGCGCGCGCATCCAAGAGGGGATCGACTCGCTGAGCGGATACGCCAAGGTGTTCTACGCAAACACCGAACTGAGCGGCGTTGTCCCACAGGTTTCGCTGATCTGCGGTCCGTGCGCCGGTGGCGCGGCTTACTCCCCTGCCCTCACGGACTTCATTATTCAGACTCGCAAGGCGCAGATGTTCATCACCGGGCCCTCGGTGATCAAGCAGGTCACCGGCGAAACCGTGAGCGCCGAGGAACTCGGCGGCGCGGAAGCTCAGATGCACTACTCGGGCGTGGTCCACTTCGTCGCGGACGACGATGATCATGCGATGGGAATCTGTCGGCGTCTGCTGAGCTTCTTGCCGAGCAACAACTTGGAAGACCCACCGTTGCTCCCTGGCGAATACGTGCTTGAGCCTGACCCAACTCTGAACGACGTCATCCCGGATGATCCCAAGAAGCCGTACGACGTGCGCGACGTCATCACCAAGATCGTGGACTACGGCGACTTCATGGAGATCCAGGAGACCTTCGCGGACAACATCGTCGTCGGGTTTGGGCGCGTCGCGGGTCGCACAGTCGGTTTGATCGGGAACCAACCCAAAGTGTTCGCCGGCGTGCTCGACATTAATTCCAGCGACAAGGCGGCCCGGTTCATCCGGTTCTGCAACGCCTTCAACATCCCGCTCGTGACCCTCGTGGACACTCCAGGGTTCCTTCCTGGCGTCAGCCAGGAGTACGGCGGCATCATCCGCCACGGCGCAAAGGTGCTTTTCGCTTACTCGGCGACGACCGTGCCGAAGGTGAGCGTCATCATGCGCAAGGCCTACGGCGGCGCGTACGTTGCGATGTGCGCCCGGGACCTCGGTGCCGACCGAGTCTTTGCCTGGCCTACCGCCGAGATCGCCGTTATGGGGGCCGAAGGTGCAGCCGAGATCGTGTTCAAACGCGAGATCGAGCAAGCGGAGGATAAGGCGGCCGCGCGCGTTCAGTTCACCGAGGCATATCGGGCCAAGTTCAGCACTCCCTACGTCGCGGGTGCACGACGAATGGTCGATGACATCATCGAACCAAGCCAAACCCGCATCGCCATTGCCCGCGCCCTGGAGAGCCTGCACACGAAGCGCGAACTGCGTCCTTCGAAGAAGCACGGCCTGATCCCGCTCTGAGGAATCGAAATGAAACTGAAGATCACGATCGAAAACAAGGCATACGAAGTCGAAGTCGAAGTTGCGGAAGAGCAACCCGCCACCGCCGTGCGCTACATCGGTGGTGGCGGATCTGCAGCACCGCGTTCGGCTCCCACAATGAACCACGCCGCGCCGAGCTCTGACGCGAGACAACCGGACGATGAAGGTCGCGCCGTACGTTCGCCGCTCGCGGGCGTCGTCTCCGAGATCAGCGTCGCCGTTGGCGACACCGTCACCGTAGACCAGCCCGTCATCGTGCTGGAAGCCATGAAGATGTTCACGACGATCACGTCACCCGTTGCTGGCAAGGTCAAGAACATCGAAGTCGCGCAGACGGATCCCGTCAAGCAGGGCCAACTCTTGATGGAGTTCGAATAGGGGGAGCCATTGGAAACCACAGAATTCACTAAGATCGGGGTTCGCAGCGTGGACCACGTCGCCATCGCGGTGCCGCTTGGCACGCTTGACCAACACATCGTTCTGTACGAAAAGATGGGCTTCACCCTCGTTCATCGCGAAGAAGTGTACGGAGGCGACCAAGTTCGTGAGGCGCTACTGCGGGTCGGCGAGAGCGAGAACCTGATTCAACTTTTGGAGCCCCTCAATGAGGATTCGCCCGTCGCAAAGCAGATCGAGCGTCAGGGTGGCCGGGGCGGTCTCGCCCACGTCGCCTTCCGGGTGGAGGACGCCCAATCGGCGCATGCTGGGCTCAAAGCCGAAGGATACAACTTGATCGACCCAGCACCCCGGCCAGGTTCGCGGGGCACGACCGTTTTCTTCATGCACCCCAAGAGCCACGCGGAAGGATCGCTCGGGGTGCTGTACGAATTCGTTGAAGTGCCGAACTCGGAGGCGTAATGGAACAATTGTTTTCCGAATTCCCTGCCACCACGACCGACGAGTGGATGGCAGCGATTGAACGGGATCTAAAGGGCGCGGACTTCAATAAGCGGCTCGTGAAGAAGACCTTGGACGGGGTCCAGTTACGCCCGTTCTACCGCGCTGAAGATCTTCCGAACACATTGCCGATGCTCGGTCGATCCAGCCCTATCATCAGTCGAGAAGAGATTCGCGAACCGGACCTACGCGAGGCAAATGCACACCTCGCGCGCGCGGTCAAGCGCGGCATCGTGCAGTTTTCGATTTCGCTGTATCCGGGTGGTGCCGCGGTTTCTACGCATCAAGACCTTCGGACGCTCCTGGAGGGTGTGGACCTTACCAGCGTTGCGATCCACTGGAACGTTGGTCCCTTGGCCCTCCCATTCATGGGGCTGCTGAGCCGCTATCTGGGCGAAAAGCAGATCGACCCGACCAAGGTTTTGGGTTCGTGCGACTTTGATCCGATCATGGATCGTGCCGCTCGGTGGACTCAGGCTGACGGAGCTTCATGGACCCAAGACGTCACCCGGTATCTGCAGCAAGTCGAGGGGCCGATGCCTCGGTTTGGTTTGTTCGGTATCCGCGGTGCATTCATCGAGAAGGCGGGCGCGAGCATCGGGCAAGAGCTTGCCGTGACTGCCGCACTCATGGCTGATAGTCTCGGCGCAGCCCAAGAAGCGGGATGCGACGTAACCGAATTGGTTCACCGCAGCGAGGTGCGGTACGGCGTGGGCACAAACTACGTCTTGGAAATCGCCAAACTCCGCGCTGCCCGTCTCGTTCTGGGCGAAGTTTGCCAAGCGTTTGGGGTAACCGGCGCAATTCCGAAGTTGCACGTGATCACCACGAGCAGCAACAAGACGCTCTACGATGCCCACAACAATTTGCTGCGCGCCACGATTGAGTCGATGTCCGCCGTCATCGGCGGAGCGGACTCCATCTCGACGGCGGCGTACGACCAGGGCTATCACACGCCGGATGAATTCAGCGAGCACCTCAGCCGCAACACTTTAGACCTGATCGTCGACGAGGGCCACTGTTGCCGTGTGGACGATCCATTAGGTGGGAGCTACACGGTCGAGCGACTCACGGCTGACTACGCCGACGCGGCCTGGGAACTCTTCCTACGCATCCAGAATGCAGGCGGCGTGCTCGCAGCAATGCCGCAGATCCGCGAAGAGTTAGAGCGAGTCCGGAACGAGCGATCCGAGCAAGTCGACCGACGCCGACGCATGATCGTCGGGACGACGATCTTTTCGAATACTTCTGAGCGCCGGCTCCAGGACATCCAGTCTAGCCCGGCGGCGATGCAAGCCCGTCCGTGGGACGACAAAGATCGACCCGATCTTGGGGCTTGGCTCACAGACGCTAAGGTACCGAGCTCGCCGTTCGATCCGTTCCGACCGAGTTGGCCCTTCGAGCACCTCCGAATCAGACTTGAGCGTCACGTGGCCGCGGGCGGTCGCTTGCCCAAGATCCTGCTCATGCTCTTGGGCGACGCAAAGATGCGTGCCGCTCGCGCAGAATTCTGCCAGAGCTTCTTGGCGGCTGGGGGCTACGATGTCCAGCAACGGAGCGCTGACAACGCACAGGAGGCTCTGAGTCAGGCATCAGCAGACGGATATGACATGGTTGTTCTATGTAGCTCCGACCCTGAGTACGCCGGCATCGCCGCGAGCATCAAGCCCAGCGGCACCAAGTGCGAGGTGTGGGTCGCCGGATTTCCCGAAGAGTCCGTCGAATCGTTGCGCGCACTGGGGGTGACCGACTTCATTCACGTCCGGCTGAGTCACCTGGCGACCCTCAACAAGCTCCATCACCGATTCGGCATCGCGTTGCTCCCGGAGGAGACGAATTCATGAAAGTCAACTTCCCTTCCGAGTTACGACCCAAGACCACCCCGGTGGAAACCACCGGTACTGCTTGGAATTCTCCCGAGAACATCCCCGTCAAGCCGCGCTACTCGGCCCGAGACCTAGAACATCTGGAGCACCTTGGCTACGCCGCGGGCGTTCCTCCGTACCTGCGAGGGCCGTATTCCTCGATGTACGCCCTGCAACCGTGGACGATCCGTCAATACGCGGGCTTCAGCACCGCCGAAGAATCGAACGCCTTCTACCGGGCCAACCTCGCAGCGGGACAGAAGGGTCTCAGCGTGGCGTTTGACCTGCCGACTCACCGTGGCTACGACTCGGACCACGAGCGCGTCCTCGGCGATGTGGGCAAGGCGGGGGTGGCGATCGATTCGGTCGAGGACATGAAGGTCCTTTTCGACGGAATTCCCCTCGGCGAAATGAGCGTGAGCATGACGATGAACGGAGCAGTGCTGCCCGTCATGGCGTTCTATATCGTCGCCGCCGAAGAGCAGGGAGTCGGGACCGAACGGCTCAGCGGAACCATCCAGAACGACATTCTGAAAGAGTTCATGGTCCGCAACACGTACATCTATCCGCCGCTCCCGAGCATGCGGATTATCGGCGACATATTTCAGTACTGCGCCGAGCGGATGCCCAAGTTCAACTGCATCAGCGTGAGTGGGTACCACATGCAAGAAGCGGGGGCGACGAGTGACCTGGAACTCGCCTACACACTCGCCGACGGCCTGGAATACCTGCGCACCGGAGTCAACGCGGGCCTTTCGGTCGATGACTTCGCGCCCCGAATCAGTTTCTTTTGGGACATCGGCATGAACCACTTCATGGAGGTGGCGAAGATGCGAGCGGCGAGACTTCTCTGGGCCAAAATCGTTCGCTCCTTCAACCCGAAGAACCCCAAGTCTATGGCGCTCCGAACCCACAGTCAGACTAGTGGGTGGTCCCTTACCGAGCAAGACCCGTTCAACAACGTCATGCGGACGTGCATCGAGGCGATGACGGCCGCTATCGGGCACACGCAGAGTCTCCATACCAATGCGCTCGATGAGGCGATCGCACTCCCGACGGAGTTCTCGGCTAGGATCGCTCGAAACACTCAATTGGTAATCCGTGAGGAGTCCGGCATATGCCAATTTGTGGACCCGTACGGCGGCTCATTCTACGTCGAGTCGCTAACCCACGAGCTCGCTCACCGGGCTTGGAAGCTCATCGAAGAGATCGAAGAGCTGGGCGGCATGGCCAAAGCCATCGAAACTGGCGTGCCGAAGCGACGGATCGAGGAAGCCGCCGCCCGAAAACAGGCGCGGATCGACACCGGGAGAGATATCATCGTAGGTGTCAACCGCTATCGGCTCGACCGAGAGCGACCGCTGGATATTCTGAGCATCGATAACGAAACGGTGCGCCGGCAGCAAGTCACCCGCTTGGAATCAGTCCGAGCGGCGCGGGACGCAGCTTCGGTTCAAGCGAGCCTGGATGCGATCTCCGAGAGTGCCAAAACCGGTGAGGGCAATCTACTCGCGCTGTGTGTCGAAGCAGCTCGCAAGCGGGCGACCCTAGGAGAGATCAGCATGGCGATGGAGAAGATTTGGGGACGATACCGAGCCGAAGCGACCGCTTCGAGCGGAGTCTATGGTCCCGAGGCAGGCTCGGACGAAAGTGTCCAGGCCGCCCGCACCCTGGCGGACCAGTTTGCTAGCGCCGAAGGCCGCCGACCCCGAATCCTCGTCGCCAAGATGGGACAAGATGGGCACGATCGCGGTGAGAAGGCGGTTGCGAGCGCGTTCGCCGATCTTGGCTGGGATGTGGACGTTGGCGCACTCTTCCAGGTCCCCCGCGAGGTCGCCGACCAGGCCATCGAGAACGACGTCCATGTCGTCGGCGTAAGTTCACTGGCTGCCGGACACAACACGCTCCTACCCGCGCTGATCACCGAACTCCGGTCGCGTGGCCGAGAGGACATTCTCGTGGTCGTGGGTGGCGTCATCCCGCCCCAAGACTACGAGGGGCTCTATGCGCACGGCGTCGCGGCGATCTTTGGGCCGGGCACGGTACTTCCGCTCGCCGCGCAAGAGATCTTGCGCGTGATGGCAGGGTCCCCGACACCCGCGTGAACGAACCGGAATCCAGCGCTTTGGAAGTTCGACCGGGGGTGAGCGCTCCGCCCTCGGTTAACCTCCAACTGCGCCGGATCCCACCCCCTGATGTGTCACCCGTCGAATTGGATGCCCGCTTGCGGGCCGGTGACCGTGCAGCGCTTGCCCAGGCGATCACCCTCATCGAGAGCGAGCAGCCAACTCACCATGACGCAGCCCGTGAGCTGATCGACCTGGCGCTCTCGCAAGCCCGTGCAAGCCGAAGGATCGGCT encodes the following:
- a CDS encoding methylmalonyl-CoA carboxyltransferase, with the protein product MSTTGITAPDRIAELRSKKQELLLGGGQDRIDKQHEGGKMTARERIDTLLDTNTFQEFSVFAEHRCTNFGMAGKKAPADGVVTGTGTVDGRFIHLASQDFTVYGGSAGEVHSEKVVESMRAALRTGTPFVFINDSGGARIQEGIDSLSGYAKVFYANTELSGVVPQVSLICGPCAGGAAYSPALTDFIIQTRKAQMFITGPSVIKQVTGETVSAEELGGAEAQMHYSGVVHFVADDDDHAMGICRRLLSFLPSNNLEDPPLLPGEYVLEPDPTLNDVIPDDPKKPYDVRDVITKIVDYGDFMEIQETFADNIVVGFGRVAGRTVGLIGNQPKVFAGVLDINSSDKAARFIRFCNAFNIPLVTLVDTPGFLPGVSQEYGGIIRHGAKVLFAYSATTVPKVSVIMRKAYGGAYVAMCARDLGADRVFAWPTAEIAVMGAEGAAEIVFKREIEQAEDKAAARVQFTEAYRAKFSTPYVAGARRMVDDIIEPSQTRIAIARALESLHTKRELRPSKKHGLIPL
- a CDS encoding acetyl-CoA carboxylase biotin carboxyl carrier protein subunit → MKLKITIENKAYEVEVEVAEEQPATAVRYIGGGGSAAPRSAPTMNHAAPSSDARQPDDEGRAVRSPLAGVVSEISVAVGDTVTVDQPVIVLEAMKMFTTITSPVAGKVKNIEVAQTDPVKQGQLLMEFE
- a CDS encoding VOC family protein, with product METTEFTKIGVRSVDHVAIAVPLGTLDQHIVLYEKMGFTLVHREEVYGGDQVREALLRVGESENLIQLLEPLNEDSPVAKQIERQGGRGGLAHVAFRVEDAQSAHAGLKAEGYNLIDPAPRPGSRGTTVFFMHPKSHAEGSLGVLYEFVEVPNSEA
- the scpA gene encoding methylmalonyl-CoA mutase codes for the protein MKVNFPSELRPKTTPVETTGTAWNSPENIPVKPRYSARDLEHLEHLGYAAGVPPYLRGPYSSMYALQPWTIRQYAGFSTAEESNAFYRANLAAGQKGLSVAFDLPTHRGYDSDHERVLGDVGKAGVAIDSVEDMKVLFDGIPLGEMSVSMTMNGAVLPVMAFYIVAAEEQGVGTERLSGTIQNDILKEFMVRNTYIYPPLPSMRIIGDIFQYCAERMPKFNCISVSGYHMQEAGATSDLELAYTLADGLEYLRTGVNAGLSVDDFAPRISFFWDIGMNHFMEVAKMRAARLLWAKIVRSFNPKNPKSMALRTHSQTSGWSLTEQDPFNNVMRTCIEAMTAAIGHTQSLHTNALDEAIALPTEFSARIARNTQLVIREESGICQFVDPYGGSFYVESLTHELAHRAWKLIEEIEELGGMAKAIETGVPKRRIEEAAARKQARIDTGRDIIVGVNRYRLDRERPLDILSIDNETVRRQQVTRLESVRAARDAASVQASLDAISESAKTGEGNLLALCVEAARKRATLGEISMAMEKIWGRYRAEATASSGVYGPEAGSDESVQAARTLADQFASAEGRRPRILVAKMGQDGHDRGEKAVASAFADLGWDVDVGALFQVPREVADQAIENDVHVVGVSSLAAGHNTLLPALITELRSRGREDILVVVGGVIPPQDYEGLYAHGVAAIFGPGTVLPLAAQEILRVMAGSPTPA